The sequence CGAAATTCTGAGTACAACTGGAGTCCAGCCGCGGGTCCGCGCCGTCTCCCGAATTTCATAGCTGAGGTGGTCCACTGATGTCGGTGGACCTCACCGGCTATCGAAGTTACCGGTGCCATCGTCTCGACTGTCGTCACCAATGTCTCCGTCCCGCTGACTCCGAGGAAGTTCTCCGCAAATCTGTGTCAACTGTCTACGAGGGCCCGACGATTCGGAGTCAGGCGTCTTCGACCCGGAGCTATTTACCGAACCTGTCCGTAGCGTGTCGTATGGACTACCAGCAGAACGTCGGCGGCATCGACCGCATCGTCCGGGGCGTCCTCGGCATCTGGCTCGTCGCCGTCGCCATCAGCGCACTCTTCGACGAGAAGCGCGTGACCGCGGCGACTGCGGCCATCGCGGGCGCGGGACTCCTCCGGAACGCCCAAGCACAGCACTGCGGCGGCAACGCGCTGTTGGGCATCGACACGACTTCCGACGAATCGGCGAAGTGAACCGCCGCGGGCGGGTAGTCGAGCGACCCGCCCGTCGGTCAGGGATTTCGGTCCTGAACTTCGACAATCTCGGCGTTGTCCACGTACTCCTCGCCGCCGCCCTTCCGGACCTGAATCGTCTTGCCCGGCAGGTCCTCGTGGCTCTGCTCTCGGGGTCGCGGTCCGGGGACACGTCGCCCTCCGACCGCACCTCGTCGGTGGCCTCGTCGTGCGGGTACTGCTCGAAGTGGACAAGCATGGTCCGGGTTCGGGACGAGTGTGGTTAACTGGCACGGCCGGGGGATTCGATTTTTCCAGTCCGACCCGGCGTCTCACACGCCCCAAATCGCCGCGATGCCGAGCGTCGTGACAACCGTCAACAGGAGTTGCAGGGGCGCGCCGACCCGCACGTAGTCGGTGAACCGGTAGCCGCCGGGGCTGTAGACCATCAGGTTCGTCTGGTAGCCCATCGGCGTCATGAACGCCGTCGAGGCCGCGAACGTCACCCCGAGGGCAAACGCGAAGGCGCTTGCGCCGATGTCGCCCGCCGTGCTGACCGCGATGGGCAGGACCAGCGCCACGCTGGCGACCGGCGTGATGA is a genomic window of Halorussus salinus containing:
- a CDS encoding YgaP family membrane protein is translated as MDYQQNVGGIDRIVRGVLGIWLVAVAISALFDEKRVTAATAAIAGAGLLRNAQAQHCGGNALLGIDTTSDESAK